TTATATTCAACCGTCAGACCTATGTCCTCGCGCTCGGTGAACTCACCGGAGTAGATTCCCCTGGTACAGATAATGGGCCTGCCACAGACCATGGCCTCAAAAAGCTTGTTTGGCGTGCCTATCACGTAATCGGGATTGGTCGTGTCGAACATGCAGAAAATAACGTCGGCTTGCGCAGTCATGGACAGAACCCTGTCCACCGGGACCCGCCCTACAAATGAGACATTAGGATTAAGCTGGCATTCTTTTCTGATAGATTCAACGTAGCCCGCCTCGCCGATGCCTCCCACGATGCAGAAAACGTCCCTTAAATCTTTCACCGCGTGTAGAAGCTGAGGTAAAGCCCGCGCTTTATGTATTGTGCCGATATACAGCACGGTGAACCTGCCTCCATTGTCCGGCGGCCTGTACTCGGTTAGCTGCAGTGGTTTGCAGTTCATGACAACCACAATCGGCCTTCGGGTTATCTTCCCCAGGCATTTCTGCATTATGTCGCTGACCGCAATGATGACATCCGCCTTTGCTACCCAGCGCTTCTCCAGCCACTCAAATATTCCGGCTATCCAGTGCGGAAAGGATGCCTGCATCATATAGCCGTACATATCGCGTGCGTCGTAGACGAGTGGAATGCCGAGTTCCCGCTTGAGCCGAATTCCCACCGGCATGGTATCAAGGAAGTGACAGTGTATGGCATCGAAGGGGGCTTTTTTGTGCAGGGACATCGCCTCCCGATGAGCCGCCTGCTGCCACAGAAGCAGGTGAAATGCATGCCAGGGCGGTACACTTAATCCGCATCCGGGCGGCAGAGATATTTTGAGACGGACCACATCGATCCCGTCCAGCATCTCCCTGCCTGGACTCTGCCTGTACCTGTCCCAGGCAATGACACTGACCCGATGCCCCGCTTCAATCAACGCCCGGGCTTCGTTATACAGCCGGGGATCTGTGGTAACGGTGCTGGATACCAGCATTAATATATGCATATAATTCCAACCATTAAGTATTGATCGGTGCAGTCTTCCTCAGGGAAACATCTTCCTCATCCATAGCTCCAGGTTCAGCGGCTTCCAGAGGGCGGATTGGGCGTCAAGGCTCTGGGTATTGAGCAGGTTCTTAAAATCCTGAGTTATCCGCCTGTTATCTATGTAAGCGGATGCCTTGAAATCCCTGTCTGCAAATATCTCCCTCACCCTGTCACCCTTCTGCCGCATCCAGGCTGACTCCGGAGTGGGAAATCCCAGCTTGTCCCTGCGCCACCTGATGTTTTCCGGAAGAATCTCTTCCATAGCCTCC
This genomic window from Dehalococcoidia bacterium contains:
- a CDS encoding glycosyltransferase family 4 protein, with product MLVSSTVTTDPRLYNEARALIEAGHRVSVIAWDRYRQSPGREMLDGIDVVRLKISLPPGCGLSVPPWHAFHLLLWQQAAHREAMSLHKKAPFDAIHCHFLDTMPVGIRLKRELGIPLVYDARDMYGYMMQASFPHWIAGIFEWLEKRWVAKADVIIAVSDIMQKCLGKITRRPIVVVMNCKPLQLTEYRPPDNGGRFTVLYIGTIHKARALPQLLHAVKDLRDVFCIVGGIGEAGYVESIRKECQLNPNVSFVGRVPVDRVLSMTAQADVIFCMFDTTNPDYVIGTPNKLFEAMVCGRPIICTRGIYSGEFTEREDIGLTVEYNEESLRQAIIKLRDGPELRERLGRNALNAALNKYNWQQEKKKLIELYASVRKSN